Proteins encoded in a region of the Watersipora subatra chromosome 5, tzWatSuba1.1, whole genome shotgun sequence genome:
- the LOC137397368 gene encoding uncharacterized protein: MTPSTVNNQLTYFEGYPVQSVSDNDVNMKKEKMDNLDNALKSYKTGKAYSYFFNDWIQEVFFYDIRDTDACYLKSTCTPSQRVNDIPHSQWIKVLKSSGVVQSAFCSCVAGLSQTCNHIAALMFKIESAFRLDTLGHLYFASGKEKSIKKSTTSRVKFGETLNEPGVTCHFKDFVESLRSAINSLTKCVLSDQQISDIEVFTRGQSENENWRRLKRGRVTASNFYKIHTKMESLKCGPSTDCSKLVESIINPSKWLHLSQILEGAKIEPLALENLKLLLLQEGRKNVKINSCGLFIHNKLQFIRASTDGICSSDCCETRLVEIKCPARDVNCLPYLHIVNGAARLKHKSAVKVCIMARFRDK; encoded by the exons TAATGCTCTAAAGAGCTATAAAACCGGAAAAGCATACAGCTATTTCTTCAATGACTGGATCCAGGAAGTGTTTTTCTATGACATCAGAGATACAGATGCCTGTTATTTAAAAAGCACTTGTACACCAAGTCAACGAGTGAATGACATTCCTCATTCTCAGTGGATTAAGGTTCTGAAAAGTAGTGGAGTGGTGCAATCAGCATTTTGCTCCTGTGTTGCTGG TCTGAGCCAGACATGCAACCATATAGCAGCCCTCATGTTTAAAATTGAGAGTGCATTCAGGCtcgataccctaggacacttatatttcgcta GTGGCAAGGAAAAATCGATCAAAAAGTCTACAACTAGCAGGGTAAAGTTTGGGGAGACACTCAATGAGCCAGGTGTCACATGCCATTTCAAAGATTTTGTAGAATCATTGCGGTCAGCA ATAAACTCATTAACTAAATGTGTTTTGAGCGATCAACAAATTTCTGATATCGAAGTTTTTACCAGAGGACAATCTGAAAATGAAAATTGGAGAAGACTGAAGAGAGGTCGAGTGACAGCAtcgaatttttacaaaattcacACAAAAATGGAGTCACTAAAATGCGGTCCATCAACAGATTGCTCAAAATTAGTAGAAAGCATCATCAATCCTTCTAAATGGCTACATTTGTCTCAAATATTAGAAGGAGCCAAAATAGAGCCATTAGCTTTAGAAAACTTGAAACTACTGCTACTGCAAGAAGGAcgcaaaaatgtaaaaattaattcttGTGGTCTTTTTATTCATAACAAACTGCAATTTATCAGAGCTAGTACAGATGGCATTTGTTCTAGCGATTGCTGTGAGACTAGACTTGTGGAAATAAAATGTCCAGCTAGAGACGTTAATTGCCTCCCTTACCTGCACATAGTTAATGGAGCTGCAAGGCTAAAACATAAAAGTGCGGTAAAAGTGTGTATTATGGCCAGGTTCAGGGACAAATGA